ATAACCTGGCGCAGAATTGCATTAGCACGGCTTTGATAGCCTTTGCCGCCGGTCTTTAACCAAGACACGACATCTGCATCAAGGCGGATGGTGATGGTCTGTTTTACAGGACGATAAAACTTGCCAATCACCGCCTCATTCCAATTAGTAAGCTCTGGAGCGTCTGAACAATCAATCTTGGTATCAGGTAAACTGGCCAAGTTTTTTAATTCATCCAGTTGTTCTGCCGTCAATTCAGCAACTGACTGCTTACGCACGACCGTCTGTTTTTCAGATCCCTTCTTCATAACGCCTTCTTTCGTAAGCTGTCGCTTTTCGCGCTGAAACAATACGAATCACGACCACCTTAGCATCTTCTTGAAACAGGTGGGCAACCAGCAGCAAAACATTTCCGTTCACCATACCAATTGAC
Above is a window of Trichlorobacter lovleyi SZ DNA encoding:
- a CDS encoding BrnA antitoxin family protein, which encodes MKKGSEKQTVVRKQSVAELTAEQLDELKNLASLPDTKIDCSDAPELTNWNEAVIGKFYRPVKQTITIRLDADVVSWLKTGGKGYQSRANAILRQVMNQQGQPRKAA